One region of Quercus lobata isolate SW786 chromosome 2, ValleyOak3.0 Primary Assembly, whole genome shotgun sequence genomic DNA includes:
- the LOC115978306 gene encoding cation/H(+) antiporter 15-like, with amino-acid sequence MEPDDISLYATTKALDPLDNFTSLCKAAWMTHSDGIFFNSNPLHYSFPLLLLQIFLASGVMLLMKVLLMPFNQPTVVSQILGGIVLGPSFLSRTTWFARNIFPLRGFIVIDMITSFGFMFLFFLVGLQMDPWMLKKFNRKSCALGFFSVALPMLLTYTFSSVLINFTNLEPKTNYSLPIVSQAESIIAFPVIAHFLTELKIINSEFGRIALASSMTSTIFSFCVITYTVLSHYTTGDNYKMITTISTGVAVVVITVFFIRPTILWMICRNPLGEPLKESYIVALLLAILVSGFCCQAIGLNAYFGPFVLGIVTPSGPPVGTAMAEKLDHLTCWVFMPLYFVKNGLLLNIFSVNFKKYLTVQFIAFIGALGKFLGAFLTSFYCHMPKKDAMALGLVMNAQGVLELVIFKMFRSSKAIDYESYVVMCIYMVVVMGVITPLIKFLYDPSKRYQVYSRRTVMHSRPNSELRVLACVHDQENVPTIINLLEALNPSKRSPLSIYLLHLLELVGHSNSTVIPHKLTKRHSSKADPSRYIVNAFRYYEKNSHGFVTVFPFTAISYYKTMHDDVCSIALNKRTSLIIVPFYKNNGAMANKKAIRIMNRNVLDKAPCSVAVLVDRGVQITSRPLLATWFSYRVAVLFFGGADDREALAIGARMAGHPSINLVVIRFLANGSVVGDNEEEKRFDSEVMNEFKHRMAGNYQVMYVEEVVTDGTGTISVIRSMENKYELILVGRQHDSRSRLILGLEDFAEPRELGTIGEVLASAEFLGNTAILVAQQQNAVHDGSDYNIGIFRDKYLVEADAEDMPIRRINV; translated from the exons ATGGAGCCTGATGACATTTCCCTCTATGCCACCACCAAAGCTCTCGACCCGCTTGACAATTTCACATCCTTATGCAAAGCAGCATGGATGACCCATTCAGATGGTATCTTCTTCAACTCCAATCCTCTGCATTACTCATTTCCTCTATTACTGCTTCAAATATTTCTTGCCTCTGGAGTCATGCTGCTCATGAAAGTACTCCTCATGCCTTTCAACCAACCCACCGTGGTCTCACAAATCCTA GGTGGTATAGTCCTAGGTCCATCGTTTCTAAGCCGAACTACGTGGTTTGCAAGAAACATATTTCCTCTCAGAGGCTTCATAGTGATTGATATGATAACTTCTTTTGGATTCATGTTCTTATTTTTCCTCGTCGGACTGCAAATGGATCCATGGATGCTAAAGAAATTTAACAGGAAGTCTTGTGCTCTTGGATTTTTTTCAGTGGCACTACCAATGCTCCTAACCTACACCTTTTCATCTGTCTTgataaatttcacaaatttaGAGCCAAAGACAAACTACTCACTCCCAATAGTATCACAAGCAGAATCTATTATTGCCTTCCCAGTGATTGCTCATTTCCTCACTGAGCTCAAGATTATAAATTCTGAGTTTGGTAGAATTGCATTAGCTTCCTCTATGACTAGtaccattttcagtttttgtgtGATAACCTACACTGTTCTGTCGCATTATACAACTGGTGACAATTACAAAATGATAACAACAATTTCTACCGGTGTTGCTGTTGTAGTTATCACTGTTTTTTTTATTCGCCCTACAATTTTATGGATGATATGTCGAAATCCACTGGGGGAGCCATTGAAAGAAAGCTACATCGTTGCCCTGCTTTTAGCGATCTTAGTGAGTGGGTTTTGTTGTCAGGCTATTGGTTTAAATGCTTACTTTGGCCCTTTTGTTCTTGGGATTGTTACTCCATCAGGGCCACCAGTAGGGACAGCAATGGCTGAGAAGCTTGATCACCTCACCTGCTGGGTGTTTATGCCACTCTACTTTGTCAAAAATGGCTTGcttcttaatattttttccgtcaacttcaaaaaatatttgacaGTGCAATTCATCGCATTCATCGGAGCCCTAGGCAAGTTTCTGGGAGCCTTTCTGACTTCTTTTTACTGCCACATGCCAAAAAAGGACGCTATGGCACTGGGACTTGTCATGAATGCCCAAGGTGTACTTGAGCTCGTCATATTTAAAATGTTCAGGAGCAGTAAG GCAATAGACTATGAGTCTTATGTGGTAATGTGCATATACATGGTGGTTGTAATGGGGGTCATCACACCTTTGATCAAGTTCCTTTATGATCCTTCAAAAAGGTACCAGGTCTATAGCAGAAGAACTGTGATGCACTCTAGACCAAACTCTGAACTCCGGGTTCTAGCCTGCGTACATGACCAAGAAAATGTTCCAACCATAATCAACCTCCTTGAGGCCTTGAATCCAAGCAAAAGAAGCCCTCTCTCCATCTACTTACTCCACCTCCTTGAGCTTGTCGGCCATTCAAACTCCACTGTCATCCCCCACAAGCTGACCAAAAGACACTCTTCCAAAGCCGATCCCTCAAGATACATTGTCAATGCCTTCAGATACTATGAGAAGAACAGCCATGGATTTGTCACGGTTTTCCCCTTTACAGcaatttcttattataaaaccatGCATGACGATGTGTGCTCAATTGCACTTAACAAAAGGACTTCCCTCATTATAGTTCCTTTCTATAAGAACAATGGTGCAATGGCGAACAAAAAGGCCATTAGGATCATGAACCGTAATGTCCTTGATAAGGCACCTTGCTCAGTTGCAGTCCTTGTTGACCGTGGTGTCCAGATAACCTCAAGGCCTCTATTAGCAACCTGGTTTTCATATCGTGTTGCTGTTCTCTTCTTTGGTGGAGCTGATGATCGAGAGGCACTAGCTATAGGGGCACGGATGGCTGGACATCCCAGCATCAACTTGGTAGTGATTCGATTCCTTGCTAATGGAAGTGTTGTCGGTGACAATGAGGAGGAGAAGAGGTTTGACAGCGAGGTGATGAATGAGTTTAAACACCGTATGGCAGGAAACTATCAGGTCATGTACGTTGAGGAGGTGGTGACAGATGGGACAGGGACCATTTCTGTGATTCGATCCATGGAGAACAAATATGAACTTATACTGGTGGGAAGACAACATGATAGTCGATCGCGTCTCATATTAGGACTTGAGGATTTTGCTGAACCCAGAGAGTTGGGAACAATTGGTGAGGTATTGGCTTCAGCAGAATTTTTGGGCAACACCGCAATCTTGGTGGCACAACAGCAAAACGCAGTACATGATGGCAGTGACTATAACATTGGAATTTTTAGAGATAAATATTTAGTAGAGGCTGATGCAGAAGATATGCCGATTCGTAGAATAAATGTGTAG
- the LOC115976408 gene encoding pentatricopeptide repeat-containing protein At5g14080: protein MKRCATELATRISRALIYASNHTKPPRTWTSSLEQTLHQLGCRDSLTPPLVSRVIDPFLLTHHSLALGFFNWASQQPGFSHNSLTYQSIIKSLSLSRQFSAIDTLFKQVRAHKINLSSSVYASLIASLIVGKKTQNAFLVFSEVSAEIRELGPDICNSLLAALASDGYFEYADKVFEEMLLRGVSLSTLGFGVFIWRFSRNAEMGRVLSMLDEVRRGSSEINGSVIAVLIVHGFCQASRMSEAYWVLDELRGRGCKPDFMAYWIVAEGFRAMGSVPDTEKVLKKKRKLGVAPRANDYREFIFALVSERRICEAKELGEVIVGGSFPIEDDVLNVLIGSVSAFDTGSAIMFFKFLVGKERFPTLLTLSNLSRNLCKHGKTDELLEVFQFLSSHNYFKDLESYDVMVSFLCKAGRVKEAYGVLQEMKKKGWGPDVSSYNSLMEACCREDLLRPAKRLWDEMFASGCGGNLKTYNILIQKFSEIGQIEESQRLFHHMLEKGVVPNATTYTSLLRGLCQETKLEAAFEVFNKSVKQDMVLAQTILSTFILYLCIEGHFLAASKLLCSLTCDIEHSGSHVILLKCLADARAVPIAIEHIEQVQKASPSTLQVIFNELLASLSSCSKPEAILQLLQAIQEMSNFQQ from the exons ATGAAACGTTGTGCAACAGAGTTAGCAACTCGAATAAGCCGAGCTCTGATCTATGCCTCAAACCACACGAAACCACCTCGTACATGGACTTCTTCGCTGGAGCAGACTCTGCACCAACTCGGTTGCCGCGACTCGCTCACCCCACCACTTGTCTCCCGAGTCATCGACCCGTTCCTCCTCACCCACCACTCACTCGCTCTCGGCTTCTTCAACTGGGCCTCTCAGCAACCCGGTTTCTCCCACAATTCCCTCACCTACCAATCCATCatcaagtctctctctctttcccgcCAGTTCAGTGCCATTGACACTCTCTTTAAGCAAGTCAGAGCTCACAAGATTAATCTTAGTTCTTCCGTTTATGCTTCCCTCATTGCTTCTTTGATCGTGGGGAAGAAGACCCAGAatgcttttttggtttttagtgAAGTCAGCGCTGAAATTCGAGAACTTGGGCCTGATATATGTAACTCTCTTTTGGCTGCTCTTGCTTCTGATGGGTATTTCGAATATGCGGATAAGGTGTTTGAGGAAATGCTTCTTAGAGGTGTTTCTTTGAGCACTCTTGGGTTTGGCGTGTTTATATGGAGGTTTAGTAGAAACGCTGAGATGGGTAGAGTTTTAAGCATGTTGGATGAGGTTAGGAGAGGTAGTTCGGAGATTAATGGGTCTGTTATAGCAGTTTTGATCGTTCATGGGTTTTGTCAGGCTTCAAGGATGTCAGAGGCTTATTGGGTATTGGATGAGCTGAGAGGAAGGGGATGCAAACCTGATTTTATGGCGTATTGGATTGTCGCGGAAGGATTTCGGGCCATGGGGAGTGTGCCTGATACAGAGAAGGttttgaaaaagaagagaaagctaGGAGTAGCTCCAAGGGCTAATGATTATAGAGAGTTTATATTTGCTCTAGTTTCAGAGAGACGGATTTGTGAAGCAAAAGAATTGGGAGAAGTGATTGTTGGTGGAAGTTTCCCGATTGAGGATGACGTGCTTAATGTGTTGATAGGATCAGTTTCAGCATTTGATACTGGTTCTGCAATCATGTTTTTTAAGTTCTTGGTTGGAAAAGAGAGATTTCCTACACTCCTGACTTTGAGCAATTTAAGTAGGAATCTATGTAAGCATGGAAAGACTGATGAACTGTTAGAAGTTTTCCAGTTTCTGTCATCTCATAACTACTTCAAAGATTTGGAGAGTTACGATGTCATGGTTTCATTTTTGTGCAAGGCTGGGAGAGTGAAAGAAGCCTATGGGGTTCTTCaggaaatgaagaagaaaggatGGGGCCCAGATGTCTCATCTTATAACTCTCTCATGGAAGCATGCTGTAGGGAAGATCTACTGCGTCCTGCTAAAAGGCTGTGGGATGAGATGTTTGCAAGTGGATGTGGTGGGAATTTGAAAACATACAACATTCTAATTCAGAAATTCTCAGAAATAGGTCAAATTGAGGAGTCTCAAAGGCTCTTTCACCACATGTTGGAGAAAGGCGTGGTACCCAATGCTACAACTTACACGTCCCTCCTAAGAGGGCTCTGTCAAGAAACAAAGTTAGAAGCTGCCTTTGAAGTCTTCAATAAGTCTGTTAAACAGGATATGGTTCTTGCACAAACCATATTGAGTACATTTATACTATATTTATGTATAGAAG GTCATTTTCTAGCTGCTTCTAAGTTGCTCTGTAGTCTCACTTGTGATATAGAACATTCAGGCTCCCATGTAATTTTACTAAAATGTTTAGCTGATGCTAGAGCGGTTCCAATTGCCATTGAGCACATTGAACAGGTTCAAAAGGCCTCACCTTCAACATTGCAAGTTATATTTAATGAACTTTTGGCATCACTTTCTTCGTGCTCAAAACCGGAGGCAATTTTACAGTTGCTTCAAGCAATACAGGAGATGTCTAATTTCCAGCAATAA